The Thermocrinis ruber genome has a window encoding:
- a CDS encoding DsrE family protein: MAYEKVLFYILTVPFFVRAEPATGELINPQAGAPFFLATAAASMDYEVEMVITSEAGFLLMRDNAKKVKVRPGVEQTVYDFIKMAKDAGVKIYLCVPSLDLTEEYKKEDVNPELCDGIIGGAAFLDKLMSGEYAVITL, translated from the coding sequence ATGGCTTACGAAAAGGTACTCTTCTACATCCTTACTGTACCATTTTTTGTTAGGGCAGAGCCAGCCACTGGAGAGCTCATCAACCCCCAAGCTGGTGCTCCTTTCTTCCTGGCAACTGCTGCCGCCAGCATGGACTACGAGGTGGAGATGGTCATAACTTCCGAGGCTGGATTTTTGCTAATGAGGGATAACGCCAAAAAGGTAAAGGTAAGACCGGGTGTGGAGCAAACCGTCTATGACTTTATAAAGATGGCAAAGGACGCTGGTGTGAAGATCTACCTCTGCGTGCCTTCTTTGGACCTCACAGAGGAGTATAAGAAAGAGGATGTGAACCCCGAACTGTGCGACGGTATTATAGGCGGTGCAGCCTTCTTGGACAAGCTAATGAGCGGTGAGTATGCGGTCATTACCCTTTAA
- a CDS encoding 4Fe-4S dicluster domain-containing protein: MAIHERSLVEPERIVRKERLVIDGVDVSGDWNLIILPRVINDYDLDFAKEIINSPDGKTITLCYQCSYCTASCPVHNYWDERYNPRHFIYLARLGLIDELQKRADVMWRCVSCHKCTHRCPKGVLVEEVLKVILRTMAKKGLIDEYPSKKFDKFFTESVLEYGRIEDGELLFGWIEKQGYNVVKDPILKKPIPFLGETPEWLKQLVMKPIKSMNISFLVLNAKHMLFHPRTKSWNKFKQVLRKVMQEEGALT; encoded by the coding sequence ATGGCAATACACGAAAGAAGCTTAGTAGAGCCAGAAAGAATTGTAAGGAAGGAAAGATTAGTTATTGACGGGGTGGATGTATCAGGAGACTGGAACCTGATCATCCTCCCTCGTGTGATCAACGATTATGACCTGGACTTTGCCAAGGAGATCATAAACTCCCCAGACGGAAAGACCATAACCCTATGCTATCAGTGTTCATACTGTACCGCTTCTTGTCCGGTGCACAACTATTGGGATGAGCGGTACAACCCAAGGCACTTTATATACTTGGCAAGGCTTGGGCTCATTGATGAGCTTCAAAAACGCGCGGATGTAATGTGGAGGTGCGTGTCCTGTCATAAATGCACCCACAGATGTCCAAAGGGTGTGCTGGTGGAAGAGGTGCTAAAGGTAATCCTCAGAACTATGGCGAAGAAGGGTCTCATAGACGAGTACCCTTCCAAGAAGTTTGACAAATTCTTTACCGAATCGGTCCTTGAGTACGGAAGGATAGAGGACGGAGAATTGCTCTTTGGTTGGATTGAAAAGCAAGGCTACAATGTGGTAAAGGACCCCATCCTGAAAAAGCCCATACCCTTCCTCGGAGAAACACCCGAGTGGCTAAAGCAGTTGGTAATGAAACCCATAAAGTCCATGAACATTAGCTTTTTGGTCCTGAACGCCAAGCACATGCTCTTCCATCCAAGGACCAAAAGTTGGAACAAGTTCAAGCAAGTTCTAAGAAAAGTTATGCAAGAAGAAGGAGCACTAACTTAA
- a CDS encoding glycine cleavage system protein H, translated as MEKEWEYNGCIIPLDLYYEIETQTWLRINEDGTVTMGLTDVGQVRAGRLLHARIKDVGKYIKKGKPVASLESGKWAGPINALVEGEVVERNEKVLEQPDIINYDPYGEGWIVRMKPVDLERDLKDLLYGPQAIEKMREYIDEWDIICMRCT; from the coding sequence ATGGAAAAGGAGTGGGAATATAACGGCTGTATAATCCCACTGGACCTGTACTACGAGATAGAAACCCAAACGTGGTTGAGGATAAACGAAGATGGGACTGTGACAATGGGTCTTACGGATGTGGGGCAGGTCCGGGCTGGGCGCCTGCTCCACGCCCGTATAAAGGACGTGGGTAAATACATAAAGAAGGGAAAGCCGGTGGCATCCCTTGAAAGTGGTAAGTGGGCGGGACCCATAAACGCCCTAGTGGAAGGAGAGGTGGTGGAACGCAACGAAAAGGTTTTAGAACAGCCAGACATAATAAACTACGACCCTTACGGAGAGGGCTGGATCGTGAGGATGAAGCCGGTGGACTTGGAAAGGGACCTAAAGGATCTGCTCTATGGACCCCAAGCCATAGAAAAGATGAGAGAATACATAGATGAATGGGACATAATCTGCATGAGGTGTACGTGA
- a CDS encoding heterodisulfide reductase-related iron-sulfur binding cluster codes for MAHAKLESKWGYVSPGGILRYPEEPPFPVKEYDAHYDHIFEMMEELEAKGEILIHRITEEHQPIPVYTRTGRIKLIPTNKLWHHKSCGQCGNIPGYPASLFWFMNKFGLDYLNEPHQTSCTAWNYHGSGTSNPVALAAVWLRNMHQAWKTGYYPLIHCGTSFGSYKETREQLIMNKELRDAVKPILKKLGRLTEDGRIVIPQEVVHYSEWVHAMRYRIKELYEKEGKAKGIDVSNVRVAIHNACHTYKMIADDYPYDPEVYNGQRPAASTAVIKALGAQVVDYSTWYDCCGFGFRHILTEREFTRSMAIQRKLKVIAEEVKADVIITHDTGCTTTFEKNQWIGKAHGMYYPVAVMSDVMFAALACGAHPFKIVQLYWNCSHYEPLLEKMGITNWRELKKEWEDTVKYISELEKAGKYDELMEFFKEYDLYEPYSKTSTGKPRASATANMPLFKS; via the coding sequence ATGGCACACGCCAAGTTAGAGTCTAAATGGGGCTATGTTAGCCCAGGGGGTATTCTCAGGTACCCCGAAGAGCCACCCTTCCCAGTGAAGGAGTATGACGCCCACTACGACCATATCTTTGAAATGATGGAAGAGCTGGAGGCTAAGGGCGAGATCCTCATACACAGGATCACGGAGGAGCATCAACCCATACCCGTCTATACAAGGACTGGAAGGATCAAGCTCATCCCTACCAACAAGCTTTGGCACCACAAATCCTGCGGACAGTGTGGAAACATACCCGGATATCCCGCTTCACTGTTCTGGTTTATGAACAAGTTTGGACTCGATTACCTTAACGAGCCTCACCAAACTTCCTGCACCGCTTGGAACTATCATGGTTCCGGAACTTCCAACCCCGTAGCCTTGGCTGCAGTTTGGCTCAGGAACATGCACCAAGCTTGGAAAACTGGGTACTATCCCCTCATTCACTGCGGAACATCCTTTGGTTCTTACAAGGAAACCAGGGAACAGCTCATAATGAACAAAGAGCTCAGGGATGCGGTAAAGCCCATCCTCAAAAAGCTCGGAAGGCTAACAGAGGACGGAAGGATCGTTATACCCCAAGAGGTGGTTCACTACTCCGAGTGGGTCCACGCTATGAGATACAGGATCAAAGAACTCTACGAAAAGGAAGGTAAGGCAAAGGGTATAGATGTCTCCAATGTTAGGGTTGCCATACACAACGCCTGCCATACCTACAAGATGATCGCCGACGACTATCCCTACGACCCAGAAGTTTACAACGGACAAAGACCTGCCGCATCCACCGCAGTTATAAAGGCACTGGGTGCCCAGGTGGTAGATTACTCCACATGGTATGACTGCTGTGGCTTTGGCTTTAGGCACATTCTAACCGAAAGGGAGTTCACCAGGTCTATGGCGATCCAAAGGAAGCTTAAGGTGATCGCAGAGGAAGTAAAGGCAGACGTAATCATTACCCACGACACGGGATGCACCACCACCTTTGAAAAGAACCAGTGGATCGGAAAGGCACACGGCATGTATTACCCTGTGGCGGTAATGTCCGATGTAATGTTTGCTGCACTTGCCTGCGGAGCTCATCCATTCAAGATTGTCCAGCTCTACTGGAACTGCTCCCACTACGAACCACTTCTTGAGAAGATGGGCATCACCAACTGGAGAGAGCTCAAGAAGGAATGGGAAGACACCGTTAAGTACATCTCCGAGCTTGAAAAGGCTGGCAAGTATGACGAGCTGATGGAATTCTTCAAGGAATACGACCTTTATGAGCCCTACAGCAAAACCTCCACAGGAAAGCCTAGGGCATCTGCCACTGCCAATATGCCATTGTTTAAGTCCTAA
- a CDS encoding sulfurtransferase TusA family protein, translating to MATITPDKTLDASGLNCPLPVLKTKKALEELQSGQVLEIITTDPGAKADIPAFCNRTGHQLLEVVEEGGKIIFYVRKK from the coding sequence ATGGCTACGATAACTCCAGACAAAACCTTGGATGCGTCTGGACTTAACTGTCCTCTTCCCGTGCTAAAGACCAAAAAGGCATTGGAGGAGCTCCAGTCCGGGCAGGTGTTGGAGATAATAACCACAGACCCCGGTGCAAAGGCAGACATACCCGCCTTCTGCAACAGAACAGGACACCAACTCTTGGAAGTGGTAGAGGAGGGTGGCAAGATCATATTCTATGTGAGGAAAAAATAA
- a CDS encoding CoB--CoM heterodisulfide reductase iron-sulfur subunit B family protein has translation MGVIGKRVAYYPGCSLEGAARAYDVSTRIVARELGLELDYLEDYNCCGAMESKNITFMGTLLLNARNMSLARKQGHDVIVAPCNGCSFSLQRAEYFLQTDSKIFERVNALLKEGGVDPLDKIPETYHILEWFYHEAGPQKVKEKTKRPLRGLKVANYYGCLYTRPHFYARTYSHAGGQSEEARPRRRETADDDEHPYYMNALLEAAGATSVEFEPMHTQCCGGPHSLSDEQVSEKFVMMILQTAKRNGADIIATECPLCHASLEMYRHRLMMKGVPDVDVPAAYFTQLLGLAFGYSANDVKLKDNLSDPLPVLKRLGLA, from the coding sequence ATGGGTGTTATTGGTAAAAGGGTTGCCTATTATCCAGGTTGTTCCTTAGAGGGTGCCGCGAGGGCTTATGATGTATCCACCAGAATAGTGGCAAGGGAGCTAGGTTTGGAGCTGGATTATCTGGAAGATTACAACTGCTGTGGTGCAATGGAGTCCAAGAATATTACCTTTATGGGCACCTTGCTTTTGAACGCTCGGAACATGTCTTTGGCAAGAAAGCAAGGGCACGATGTGATCGTGGCACCCTGCAACGGATGTTCTTTCTCCCTGCAGAGGGCAGAATACTTCTTGCAAACGGACAGCAAAATCTTTGAAAGGGTCAATGCCCTTCTCAAAGAAGGTGGTGTGGACCCCTTGGACAAAATTCCTGAGACCTATCACATCCTAGAGTGGTTCTATCACGAGGCAGGACCTCAGAAGGTAAAGGAGAAGACCAAAAGACCCCTCAGAGGGCTAAAGGTTGCCAACTATTACGGATGTCTTTATACAAGACCTCACTTCTATGCTAGGACGTACTCCCACGCAGGTGGTCAAAGTGAAGAGGCAAGACCAAGGAGAAGGGAAACTGCCGATGACGACGAACATCCCTACTACATGAATGCCCTTTTGGAGGCTGCGGGCGCTACCAGTGTAGAGTTTGAGCCCATGCATACCCAGTGCTGTGGAGGACCACACTCTCTGTCTGACGAGCAAGTATCTGAGAAGTTTGTTATGATGATCCTGCAGACCGCCAAGAGAAATGGTGCAGACATTATAGCTACCGAATGCCCCCTCTGCCACGCATCTCTGGAGATGTACAGACACAGGCTCATGATGAAGGGCGTGCCCGATGTGGATGTGCCCGCCGCGTACTTCACACAACTCTTGGGCTTGGCTTTTGGATACAGCGCCAACGACGTTAAGCTGAAGGATAACCTTTCGGACCCTCTGCCCGTGCTAAAGAGGCTTGGGTTGGCTTGA
- a CDS encoding thioredoxin family protein, translating to MAAKDKHVILLVSQWCATCPDADALWQKLQKEYGFKYEVLDVAQPEGRMWAKKLVIRAVPSTIIDGKLAFVGVPSEEEARRAIES from the coding sequence ATGGCGGCAAAGGACAAACATGTGATCCTTTTGGTCTCTCAATGGTGTGCCACATGTCCCGATGCGGACGCCCTCTGGCAAAAACTCCAAAAGGAGTATGGTTTTAAGTATGAAGTTTTGGATGTGGCACAGCCGGAGGGTAGAATGTGGGCAAAGAAGCTCGTAATTAGGGCTGTCCCCTCCACCATCATAGACGGAAAGCTTGCCTTTGTGGGCGTCCCGTCAGAAGAGGAGGCAAGGAGGGCTATAGAGTCGTGA
- a CDS encoding DsrE/DsrF/DrsH-like family protein translates to MAERLAIIATKGTLDMAYPPLILASTAASLGVETAIFFTFYGLNIIHKQKMHQLKIAPIGNPAMPMAFPPSMQNPITNAISSILPGPPQIMGIIPGMTDLMTYMMKKTIKEHGVADIPELLEACKEAGVKLIPCQMTMELFGYKYEDLIDGLEPPAGAATFINYVLESEKPMIIFV, encoded by the coding sequence ATGGCTGAAAGATTAGCCATAATAGCCACAAAGGGCACCCTTGACATGGCCTATCCACCTTTGATCCTCGCCTCCACCGCCGCATCCCTCGGAGTGGAAACTGCCATATTTTTCACCTTTTATGGGCTAAACATTATCCACAAGCAGAAAATGCATCAGCTCAAGATTGCCCCCATCGGAAACCCAGCCATGCCTATGGCCTTTCCACCATCCATGCAAAACCCCATAACCAACGCCATATCCTCCATATTACCCGGACCTCCTCAAATAATGGGCATAATCCCCGGTATGACGGACCTTATGACTTATATGATGAAAAAGACCATAAAAGAGCACGGTGTGGCAGATATTCCAGAGCTTTTAGAAGCATGCAAAGAGGCAGGTGTAAAGCTCATACCCTGCCAGATGACCATGGAGCTCTTTGGCTACAAGTACGAGGACCTTATAGATGGTCTTGAGCCACCAGCGGGTGCAGCCACCTTCATTAACTACGTTTTAGAATCAGAAAAACCGATGATAATCTTTGTATAA
- a CDS encoding 4Fe-4S dicluster domain-containing protein: MDGHNYGYNLPISEKTKMVPWEEKVRIVEEVKSDFRFKEYIFGCLNCGVCTASCPSNRFFDFSPREIVQRFLEEDVEVLYDMMHEYIWACSQCFTCWIRCPFVNNPGGLVAIMREVAVRNAFEATKDLLKPYGRVLLKVMTTGNQLSADMLQPDFFPDWGPKMADNMENLRAKRLAIPFDVGKSVKTAWEVSLETAIEMYTIWRETGIFEMLEKLDPNLYNVIMDIVEENEERYQELYGEEE; the protein is encoded by the coding sequence ATGGATGGACACAATTATGGATATAACCTGCCCATCTCCGAGAAGACCAAGATGGTCCCTTGGGAAGAGAAAGTCAGGATCGTGGAAGAGGTAAAATCGGACTTTAGGTTTAAGGAATACATCTTTGGCTGTCTGAACTGCGGTGTTTGCACTGCATCCTGCCCATCCAACAGGTTCTTTGATTTCTCCCCACGGGAGATCGTCCAGAGGTTCTTAGAGGAAGATGTAGAGGTCCTCTACGATATGATGCACGAATACATCTGGGCTTGCTCCCAATGCTTTACCTGTTGGATCAGGTGTCCCTTTGTGAATAATCCCGGTGGGCTTGTGGCAATAATGAGAGAAGTTGCGGTCCGCAACGCCTTTGAAGCAACAAAGGACCTTCTAAAACCTTACGGAAGGGTTCTGCTAAAGGTTATGACCACCGGAAACCAGCTATCCGCCGACATGCTACAGCCCGACTTCTTCCCCGACTGGGGTCCCAAGATGGCAGACAACATGGAAAACCTCAGGGCAAAGAGACTTGCCATTCCCTTTGATGTGGGTAAATCTGTGAAGACCGCTTGGGAAGTATCCTTGGAAACCGCCATAGAAATGTACACCATCTGGAGAGAGACGGGCATCTTTGAAATGTTAGAGAAGTTGGACCCCAACCTTTACAACGTCATAATGGACATTGTGGAGGAGAACGAAGAGAGATACCAAGAGCTCTATGGAGAGGAAGAATGA
- a CDS encoding FAD-dependent oxidoreductase — protein sequence MAKSVLVIGGGPAGLGAARILGKLGIPTILVEKEDRLGGNPILNHYHTLIPRKLKPEQVLGPYIKEVESNPNVQVKLKTELTACEGEPGSYKVTLSNGETHEVGAIVVATGFEHFDPRRKGELGYGLYPDVITNLELEQMFSKEGRLYRPSNGQLPKRVAFVFCVGSRDRQLGVTNVHCCRYGCALSGLQAMEIRQHYPDVDVFCYYMDVRTYGTWEYPFYWAPQEQYGVRYVRGRIAEITYSPADGRLRVKHEDTIVQRPAEVPMDLVVLVLGMEPSAGTKKVAKILGLAQDPDSKFLVPSEESGSNIISNKPGIFIAGACKGPIDIESSLSEGEAAGAEAAAFVGAKVTV from the coding sequence ATGGCAAAGAGTGTGCTGGTAATTGGTGGAGGACCTGCCGGTTTGGGAGCGGCAAGGATCCTTGGAAAGCTTGGTATACCAACTATCCTGGTGGAAAAAGAGGACAGGTTAGGTGGGAACCCTATCCTGAACCACTATCACACCCTCATACCCAGAAAGCTAAAGCCAGAGCAGGTGCTCGGTCCCTACATCAAGGAAGTTGAAAGCAACCCCAACGTGCAGGTCAAACTAAAGACGGAGCTTACCGCCTGTGAGGGAGAGCCCGGAAGCTACAAGGTTACCCTCTCCAACGGTGAAACCCACGAGGTGGGTGCTATAGTGGTTGCCACGGGCTTTGAGCACTTTGACCCAAGGAGAAAGGGAGAGCTAGGTTATGGACTGTATCCGGACGTGATCACCAACCTAGAGCTTGAACAAATGTTCTCCAAGGAAGGAAGACTTTACAGACCTTCAAACGGACAACTGCCAAAGAGGGTAGCCTTTGTTTTCTGTGTGGGTTCTCGGGACAGACAGCTGGGTGTAACCAACGTGCACTGCTGTAGATATGGTTGTGCCCTGTCCGGTCTGCAGGCTATGGAAATAAGACAGCACTATCCCGATGTGGATGTCTTCTGCTACTACATGGATGTTAGAACCTACGGAACTTGGGAGTATCCCTTCTACTGGGCACCCCAAGAGCAGTATGGCGTAAGGTACGTAAGGGGTAGGATAGCGGAGATAACCTACAGCCCTGCAGACGGTAGGCTAAGGGTAAAGCACGAAGACACCATCGTCCAAAGACCTGCCGAAGTACCTATGGACTTGGTGGTCCTTGTGCTTGGTATGGAACCATCCGCGGGCACAAAGAAGGTAGCTAAAATACTGGGACTTGCTCAGGACCCAGACAGCAAGTTCTTGGTTCCATCCGAAGAGTCTGGCTCTAACATCATCTCCAACAAACCCGGTATATTCATAGCGGGTGCCTGCAAGGGACCCATAGACATAGAGTCCTCCCTCTCCGAAGGTGAAGCGGCCGGTGCAGAGGCTGCAGCCTTCGTGGGTGCAAAGGTAACGGTATGA
- a CDS encoding DsrE family protein, with protein sequence MKVVILMTSGPRTPWRCASPFYIAALMASNDAEVEMFFNMDGTRLLKKGVAERILPAEPNCLSVNGKKLKTVYDFMKDAKQAGVKFYSCKQAIDALGYKPEELIPELDGIVPASEFALRAMEADKVITF encoded by the coding sequence GTGAAGGTTGTGATCCTTATGACCAGCGGACCCAGAACTCCCTGGAGATGTGCGTCGCCCTTTTACATTGCTGCGTTGATGGCTTCCAACGACGCAGAGGTGGAAATGTTTTTCAATATGGATGGAACAAGGCTCCTGAAAAAGGGTGTGGCAGAGAGGATTTTGCCCGCAGAGCCAAACTGTTTGAGCGTCAACGGAAAGAAGTTGAAGACCGTTTACGATTTTATGAAGGACGCTAAGCAGGCAGGAGTTAAGTTCTACTCCTGTAAGCAGGCTATAGACGCTTTAGGTTACAAGCCGGAGGAGCTGATCCCAGAGCTGGACGGTATTGTGCCGGCCAGTGAGTTCGCCCTCAGGGCGATGGAGGCAGATAAAGTAATCACCTTTTAA